DNA from Nematostella vectensis chromosome 5, jaNemVect1.1, whole genome shotgun sequence:
TCGAGCACTGCAATTGCCTTTGCATCCACAGCACAATAGCTACAATACCGCTTATGGGGCAGGAGCGATTGGAGGCCATCATCACTGCACTTCCAGCCTTGGCCCTCTCGATTTTGACCCTTGATCCTCGCTTTCAGTGCATTCTTCCAAATGTAGGCCTGGTAGTTTGCACGTCTTGTATGCATACGGAGAGCAGAGCTTGTTGGGGGCAGCTGATGGGACTAAAGCTTTCGATTTTTACAGAAAAGTTTGTACCTTGTTTCATTGACACTAGTACAGGTGGCATCCCCATAAAGGACGCAAACAAACTTCTCTACCTTCCTGACATCTTCTTTTTGCATTGGCACGTGATCGCCAATTCTGCATTCATGTGATGATACATTCGTGTATCTGCCTCCTCCTGGTTGCTGGATAATTCCCGGACCTCACAAAAAGATATTTCTCCTTGAACGACAAAAGTCTTTCTGCATGTCTCTCGGTAGGCAACGTACAAAGAGTGCCCTTTTAATTTGCTCACATATCTCTGGTTCGTGGCCCATTCATTTGTGAGGAACTCTAGCCGGTTTTCCTTGTGGGCTATCTATCTGGACCACGAATCCAACCTTGCCACGTCGCTCTTGCTCAGCATTCTTGATTGACAATTCCGGGTACTGGTCAGCAACAAAGTCGATTCTAGTTGCCTCTCCCGGCTGTTTCAATATCGTAGCTAAGACAAGCTCTGCAAGATCAGCAAAACGATCCGGCGCCAGACTTCTTATCATTGCCATGTCATCTATAATGAAACCTGATGCTTCCGGGGGGCGATGCGTTACTTCTACTTTTTTCTTCAGTAAAGATGCTGGGGCAGACTTATAAGTCTTAGCGAGGGATCCATCAAATGACGCTAAGGACCAGGGCACTGGCCCGAGCTCATGAGTGAGGAGTTTTCTCAGGTCAATTTGGCGACTCTGACCAATAACAAGTTATCTGGCAAAAAGATTTCTGTCCGTTTGTATCGCGAAGCTCTTGCCTCCTACTGAAATCTTTCTTTTGGCTTCACCAAATCTTCCCAATTTCATTTTGGGGAGTGTTCCGGACTATCCTGTGTCACTTTTTGACAGtctatttgcattgaatagaGCCAAAGCTTCTcgcctttttttctttgcctcGAGGAGGTCTTTTGTAAGCTCTGTGCTGGCTACGGATCCTGTGCTGAGGCTCACAAGCTCATCCGATGGCTCAAACGGATTCCTCCAATGACGGATGACTTCCATGGTATTCCGCACGTCCTCTTCGTATTTCATCATTCGTTTAGCCCCATGTTCTTTGTGATTCCTGCTTTTTTCATGGCATCCGGCCATCTCCCTGCATCGATCGACGAATTGGGCTCTCATGTGCGCCATTAGTACCCATCTTTGCACAGCTCCCTTCTTCAGGATAAACCCCACAATCCCACcctttgtttttgtattgcgGTTAAGGGTCTGTTCGATGGTCTGGTCAACAGAAACTTGTGTAAACCCGTGTGTAGCATTACGTTGTACTCCAAAGTCTCCCTGTGACAGCATGACGTGTGCCTCGGGATGGGTGTCAGGAAGGGCTAGCATTTGGGTTAAGATGTAAGTTATTTCCATAGTATTGCTTTATTTACACACAATGTACTGTTTAATGACATACCTTGTGAGTTTGAACTGCACGATTGTAGTGCCGGCCCTGCAGGACACCTGGAACTGAACCAGTCGCAACGATTCCGCTTTCTATAAGGATATCTTGCAGTCCTGTGCCGGCAAACCTCTTGCCAATAGCAGAAAGAAATGAACATGCTGTATGGTATGCTCCCATTCTGATAACAACACGTTGAAACTGTAATggagcttgtaatattatttcAAGAGCCTTGGCATAAATAGCTTGTCAAACACGACAATGACACCCTGCTGCCCTAGCTCAACAGCCATTCGGATTGACTTTTGCAGTATCGTGAAAACTGTTGGCAACTCTGTTGGGGAGGCTTCGAGAACAGGGCAGTACCCTACGAAGCTCTCTCGTAGACTTTCATGCATCTCAATGTTAAAGCCTGTCCAAGCTGGTATGACCTGTGCGTCGTCGGATACATCAAACAAGGAACGATGGTAGGGTTGTCGGCACAGAATCCAAGCGAAGTCAATCAAACGCGCTTTGGCAATTATTTCAGTGCAAAACTGGGTGATTTTGCTTTCTTAAAAGTGAAATGCAGTTGGACCTTGACGGCGTCCAGAGTGATAGGTCTCTACATCGTTGGCTATATGCGTCAAGGAACGTCTTCTTGAGGGAGCCTGGATGTCAATTCTCGATGGAAGCGCACATGTAAGGTGTTTTCTCTGCACCACAATTCCATTTGCACAATGTGTTGTTCCTTTACCTGTGTCAGAAACGGATTATCAAAGCTGCTTTGTATACTTATATTAAAATTAACGATAGCCTCTGAGGGCGCTGCTAATAGTATATACACATATCTATATACTAACCTGACAATGTTTCTTCTTGGAGAGCATTGTTGTCCCAACAGAACACGGCAGGGACTGCGAGATGACATCCGCTGGGAAGGATACCATTTTGGTGATTCAGAATGTGTTGCTCCGCAATGGATGTCTCAAGCTCTTCGATTTGAGAATAAGAGAGGCCATGACCGAACCTGTTTAAAAGGGTGACAACTTCTACATTTCCGGTAAGGCTCTTGATGGTCATTGGGAGCAATACATGCTTCGGCGTCTTGACGCGGCCTCTCGTAACACAATGAATGAGGTCTTGACCCAATGAAGTGATCCATCGGTGAACATGGCTTGGGACGCCTGCCACTCTTTCGTTTGAATACTCTACATCAGAGGTTAAAATCCAGGCAAGCAGGTTGTATAATAGGTCAGGGACCATATTATCACATTCTAGGTCTTCAGCACTTGGCGGCCACGATATCACAGGCTTAACTTTCAGAAGAAGGGATCTGATTTCTTTTGCTGCGTGGTACACATTGCTTGACATATATTCATCGTCGACTTGCTTCTCTGCCTTTTCAACTCCTGGCGCATCATTTCTGACTAGAGACTCAACGATCTCACCCTTGGCGATGTGTGCACTAAAGACGAGTTCAGGCTTGCTCGGGTTCGAGGGTCTGTGATATTCTAATTGACTACCAAAAGCTGGCTACAATCTTTGTTACAGCTAAGATGATATGTATGCATTTACATCGCCACCCTCCTCTTTCGTATGACTAACAAACATGGACAGAAGCTGTGACATATCAGAAACTTTAGCGTTGTCGATGACTTCTCGCCCCACGTACTTCTTGACTTTGTCGAATGCTCTGTCGTAATAGCCATATCCACTGTCTTCTTCTGAAGCGTCATAACCGGTCTCAATTTTGGTCAGTGTTTCAGGGCGTGTGTAGCTTTTGTAACTTCTATGATACTTTATTATATGCCAACAACCACTTCCGGTAGAATGACGCACGATGATTGGCTGTTGAGCGGTCCGGATCGTGCTGTAACGACTGCGGTCGTTACAAAAAAATTTCCGGACCGACGACTCACTCGAGAAAATCAACAACAAGGTTGTTCTTTTTTCTACACTGTAATAGCAATTTGTTGCCGCTTTTCTGCATCGATGAGTTTTAATATTTATGTTCAGACAGTGAGTTTTATTATGTAAgcttactttatttttttcttcaatataatttccaactttgtttacctttaCAGTTGCATCTGACAGTTTCGCTGATGTTCGTGAACATTTTGTTCGAATGAACATTCAGTGAAATCCAGTTCGTATTTCCACACaatgcttttttaaaattaaaatcatcCACAAATAATGAATGCATCTTTTTAATAGTATGGAGTAACCGTCATTAATTGCTAAAATGCCACATTTAAATACTTGGTAAAGCATCTCTTAAAGATAAGGAAACCATTCAGTGACTACTAACTAATAGTTCCCGGCCAATAAGAGCTCACTACAATGACGCAAGCAATTATTTCTCGCCTGACTTCTGACCGCGTGGTCGACAGTTCTAAATTTTATGGTGTGTTTTGTCAAGCATTCAAGAGGATGCCAAGGAAATATGGTTTGGTCCCTCAAATGGATAAACATTGAACCACGAAGAAGGGAAAATGTTCTTTTATGTAAGAGCGAACATGAAATGTGTGATAGCATGGCACTACAGAAAGGAACGTTTTTCTTACGAAAAGTTTTCACTTATTCATTGCCGTTCTGGTTTAAAACTTCACTTTGCCGGTAGATAGCAAGGTATTCGGGCTTTTTCTACTTGAATTCAATGGAAAAGAGgatatttggcttgtgatttGATCGTCTATACTCTCGGACCATGTGGGCAATGTGTCATGACAAAAACGCGCCTTGTTTTCTTTCGGACATATAATTCTTAGTTCTTAGTTTTATTACTAAATAGCTGATGAAGCTAATGCTAGAAGgacattaaaattaaaatacttCAAATACAAATATATGCATAAAATCAACAATACTCAGCAATATGTAAGgtaaacacacacaaataaaTCAGTCAGCAACTTGCTAggtaatattaaaataaataaataaataaataaataaataaatgaatgaatgaatgaatgaatgaatgaatgaatgaatgaatgaatgaatgaatgaatgaatatgAGCCAGAGGTCAACGGTCTTTACAGCCTCTTGATATGTAAGGGGATGTAATGTAAGGGTACCTCTAAGTGAGGTATGGCCTGTGCGGCAGCGGCTCTGAAAGCAGGCAATGAGGTGGCATACACTGCTTCagatggcaaaaaaaaaaaaaaaaaaaactctgatAGCTCTTGGTAAAAATTAATACGAATAACTTAGCACATAAGTCTGGACCTGTTTAAAATGAAATCTATGGTGGAATTTCCGTGCCAACTAGGCCATTATGAAATTTGTAAAATGATGATGCCTGTGCTAGCAGACGCCTCTGTTCAAGGTTACTCCATCCTAATGAATTAACTCTATCAGTATAGCTGGTAGAACGGCGATAGTCCTCTGTGATAAAGCGAGCTGCATTCTTTTGTACTTGTTCTAGCCTGTTGATGGCGTTGTCGTAGTACGGGTTCCATGCAGCTGAGGCATACTCTAGTGGTGGTCTAACAAGGGCTTCATCAGCTTTCAACTTCACTGTGGCATCGCAGGGCTTGAGCATGCGACGAACAATACCCAAAGTTCTGTTGGCTTTTTTGGCAATGTTACAACGCTCAGACCACTGCAGATGGTTGTTGCAAGTAACTCCAAGGTGTAACTCCAAGGCGTCGATGGGACGTAACATGATCAAGATGATCCTCACCTAGCTTGTAAGGAAAGTGATCAGAGACACTTAAAAACTGCGTAGAATCAATCAGAACCGCAAAACAAAGCGTGACAACCGCTACTGCCAGTGGAAACAAGTCTAACAAGTTTGGATGAGCtcaatattattaaaatagtTGGAGCTGCTAAAACCATACGTAAGTAACTTACTCAAGCAATGTTTTGTACTTGACTAACTTAATCAAATCGAGTTGTCAATCGTTTTATTTGAATTTTGAATTAGCCGAAATGTGTCTTTTATATGCTTAAACTTAGGTAACTAACTCAAACCGTTGATTCATTGTACGAATCTTCCAGGGGGTGTTTATTGTGATCGCATTAATTCACAAAGTAGTAAGCTTCGGGTTTTCTAAATCAACCCAAGCTCGCTCTTGCAACCCTCAAAACTTTTAACCCATAATAAcaatatcaattttaaaagttgTGCTCGCGTAcgcaaaaaaaatgcttttgcATTTTTCCCCTTAGGATCTAGCCATTAACAAATAATTACCACGATCACAAACATCACAAACCAACTTTTGGTTGAAAAATGCTTGTTTTAGGGAGCTATCCAATGTATAACAAACGCATATTTTCAAATACAGACACGTTCTAGaactttttgtattttacgAGAACTGATAAGTAGAGTCATACAAATTTACGAAGATTGGAAATTTGTCGAATAGGTGGTCTGGTGGTAGCATTCatgattgatttttttaaaattcacTCCATATTTCTCTAAAAGTTGAGAGACTTTCGATCAGTAaggttcttttttttctcttgtcgCTTTCTTTTTCAAACGACTTTCATATGGAGAGAATAAATACACTATTTCCACCAAATTGGTTTTTATGATTTCTCTTGACTTGAACAAATTCTATATGTGCTTATAGATTTATTGTAGTACTAAGTCTCTGATGTTAGTtatcatttagaaaaaaaatattttaagaaTTATGAATAGCACTCACTAGAGCGTGCCCAAGCGTGTTCCGTTTGGGGATTGGCATTCGTCATTAGGAATACCCCCCCTATGAGGTGAATTGCGAGGAGCACGCGCCACAATCCGAACAGTCTCATGGAAGCAGAACGCCCCAGCCATCCCCACCCGAGTCTCATGGAGGCAAAACGCCCCAGCCATCCCCACCCGAGTCTCATGGAGGCAAAACGCCCCACCCATCCCCACCCGAGTCTCATGGAAGCAAAACGCCCCAGCCATCCCCACCCGAGTCTCATGGAGGCCAAACGCCCCAGCCATCCCCACCCGAGTCACGTTTGAGCAATCTAGTGAGCGATAGGGTGCACTCACCTTCGCTGGGCAACATGTTAAAGGTACTTGTAAAAGTGTACCGTTTATATTCAATAAACCGGCTATCGTGGCCCTGCGGCACGTAGCCATTTTAAATCCCAGTCTGTGTTCTATTGCCCTTGCAAACAAGCTCGCCAAATCGTTTCTATTGCTCATGTGTCAAGCAAGCAGGAGAGAGGAAGGCATAAATAATATTCGAGAACGCGTTTTTGTGTGGCTGCTTGACAACGCTTTTCTCATAAACTCGCCGCCATTTTAATAACTTAATATGGGAAAATCGTGGCTACACAAAGACAAAATTGCCtttccttaaaaaaaattaattttgaaTCCAATAAATCTCTTGATAATTGATAGTAATGTGACAATGATTAAAGCGATTTCAGTATAACTTTGTGATCATCCAATGAGTAATTACTTATGGGATTCGTTGCACTCACCTTGACCTTGATCTTTCCTTTGCAACCTGGACTGCTTGATCATCAGGAGCTGACATCTCGAATTTCCCGCGAAAAACACAGGATCGAGGCGATGATTTAGTTGCCGCGATATTTTATTGCGCTAAGCTAGTTTACAGTTTTTTCATTGGACATAATAAATCTTCATATATTATCAAATTACTGAGGTTCAAGATTTTTCTAATGCAATAATCATCTCCAAACATGAATAACTTTATTAATTGCTACCCAACGACCTTAGTTTCAGCCAATATCGTTGTCATGGCAACAGCTATTTCATATATAAAAGATATTTCATCGTCTTTACATCTTGTTTTGAAATTATAAATTGGATCAATTTCACTCGACttatcattttatttctaGAGTTGTGCTTATTTTTGTTGAGACCACTATATAATACCCTAATAGGTCCATCCACATGTAAAGGGTCATAATTCAAGCCATGGCGTCAATCAATAAAattcattcaaatttctgaGCACTATGACAATGTCTGTAATAGCTTGGGATGGAATGGTTCCACAGAAGATTCTTTGTGTCTTTTGCCATGGAAACAACTTGTTAAGAACAAATGAAACTCTTGTTGAGCTAAGACCATGTTCATTATGGAATATTAGTTTGAGAccattttattgatttttttgaATAGATATAGGACAAAATATATCTTACTAAAACTAAGCTAGTaaattacccctccccccatagtTAAGGCTGCATTGCCGCTTAAATCACGGGATACGTAACGTAAGATGTTcgaattcttttaaaaaataggctattagcTTAAATTTGATACCAATTTAACCGTGTCGTCCGAGGGGTGTGTGCTACGAGGTACTGTATTTTTTGCCCTTAGCTCATAGACTACAAGTCAGATTGCCATCTTCAGTGACAGCGTCTACAGACTAAATGACTCTTTTGAATGTTTTCTGTGGAGATGGTATGACTGGTGTATTCTACACTAACAAGTCAGTCATGTGAAGCACAATGTTTATCTGCGCTAAAATAAAACCCTTCCATTTTCTAGACTCACCTGCACGCCCCATCAATGAGATACACATTGCCAGAATGCACATGAGAACAGGAAGGAAGTCCCCTTTCTTGAAGATAAATAAGGGCCTGCAACAAACATAAGTTCCAATTGCTGCTATAGACAATCAATGCAAATAGAAAGTTAGGCTgctttttatcatattttttaaaagttttttttttaaatttggctTTAGTTTTTCTTTGCAAAATTCTGATTCTGCAACGAATCCATTCCAGTTCAGTAAATGTTTGCATCAGGAAAGCTTTAAAACTTTCAGCAGCTACCAAAGTACCAAACTCACCTGGTAGGGTAAAAATTACCACGTTGTGTTTCATGCAGGTCTGTTAAAAAGTTTCGTTGCTTATCACGTTGTGTTTCATGCAGGTCTGTTAAAAAGTTTCGTTGCTTATCACGTTGTGTTTCATGCAGGTCTGTTTAAAAGTTTGGTTGCTTACCACGTTGTGTTTCATGCAGGTCTGTTTAACAGTTCAGTGCCTAGGCTCTCGTAACTTTGCTCACCTCTAATATCTGCCGTCCATAATTCTTGATCTGTAGAACTGTTAGCCCTTTGCCCTTGAACTCATACTTCTCTAGCCAGGGTGATGTTGGGCGAGACTGTTAAGATAACATTATTAATCATGATGTGTATTGTAGGGATCTAGAACACGTTTTCCCTTGTCTTCGCTCAGACAAGGGCATTAAGCTGACCCCATCTCTTTGGGGATGTAAATGATCTTCAGCGAAAATGCAGAATACTCCTGAAGACAAACTATTAAAAGCAGTATGTATTTTCTGTAGAATTGACAATTAAAAGTGAAGGGTTTTTAGACCGGATTTCTTATAACAGCAATACATAAATAAcatttagtttttttaacttattttaCTTATGGCCATTACATTTACGGTTATTTTTATTGGGCCACATGCCTACCCAGCTGAACTTACCCCATAAATAATATCCTTGAGAGATCCAGCTGGACTTGCCCCATAAATAATATCCTTGAGAGATCCAGCTGAACTTACCCCATAAATAATATCCTTGCGAGATCCAGCTGGACTTACCCCATAAATAATATCCTTGAGAGATCCAGCTGGACTTACCCCATAAATAATATCCTTGAGAGATCCAGCTGAACTTACCCCATAAATAATATCCTTGAGAGAACCAGCTGAACTTACCACATAAATAATATCCTTGAGAGATCCAGCTGAACTTACCCCATAAATAATATCCTTGAGAGATCCAGCTGAACTTACCCCATAAATAATATCCTTGAGAGATCCAGCTGAACTTACCCCATAAATAATATCCTTGAGAGATCCAGCTGGACTTACCCCATAAATAATATCCTTGAGAGATCCAGCTGAACTTACCCCATAAATAATATCCTTGAGAGATCCAGCTGAACTTACCCCATAAATAATATCCTTGAGAGATCCAGCTGAACTTACCCCATAAATAATATCCTTGAGAGATCCAGCTGAATTTACCCCATAAATAATATCCTTGAGAGATCCAGCTGGACTTGCCCCATAAATAATATCCTTGAGAGATCCAGCTGAACTTACCCCATAAATAATATCCTTGAGAGATCCAGCTGAACTTACCCCATAAATAATATCGTTGAGAGATCCAGCTGGACTTACCCCATAAATAATATCCTTGAGAGATCCAGCTGGACTTACCCCATAAATAATATCCTTGAGAGATCCAGCTGAACTTACCCCATAAATAATATCCTTGAGAGATCCAGCTGAACTTACCCCATAAATAATATCCTTGAGAGATCCAGCTGGACTTACCCCATAAATAATATCCTTGAGAGATCCAGCTGGACTTACCCCTTAAATAATATCCTTGAGAGATCCAGCTGGACTTACCCCATAAATAATATCCTTGAGAGATCCAGCTGGACTTACCCCATAAATAATATCTTTCAGAGATCCAGCTGGACTATAAGGCTGAATGATGATCACCATCTCACGGTCCAACATCACGTCGATGCTTAGGATGGGCAATAGATAAGGATGCTGGGAGATAAAACAAATTGGGACTTAACACGAtagtaaaaagtaaaaaaaaaactactcaCAGTGATCACCTTaagttataaataattgatatGCTCACTATGATTGGTCACCTTaagttataaataattgatatGCTCACTATGATTGGTCACCTTaagttataaataattgatatACTCACTCTGATTGGTCACCCTaagttataaataattgatatGCTCAATCTGATTGGTCACCTTAAGTTATAAATAATAGATATGCTCACTCTCATTGGTCACCTTAAgttataaataattattactGTTATCAGTAGACCTACACACCATCATGCCTGCTTACACCACTGTTATCATTAGACCCTTCAGACCATCATCCCTGCTATTACTCAACTGTTATCCTTAACACCATAATGGCTGCTTACACCACTGTTAGCGTTAGACCCTACAGACCACATCATCCCTACTGCACCTGTCTTAGAGGACTAatcaaaaaattaaaaaatggtGCTTCTCATATAAACCTTTACCTCTAATGCGTCCAATAATTCCTTCAAAGTATTCCTTGTCTGTTTGCTACAGGGGATTAGAGACTTTGGGGACCATTCCAACATTGCCAGCACAGCATCCATGCGTGTTTTAGAGTTCTTCACAAGGAACCAATGCTTGTTCAGCCGACTtcctacaaaacaaaaactggTAACGATCATAGCTCGATAGCTGATTAGTTTAACCTTGAGCAGAACTGCGTTCGGGGCCAGGACCCTAAGACCCTAAGATGTTTCCacttaataggtttttttcGAGTTTAGAGCTGATCTCTGTTCTTAAAGGATGTTTATTAGGCCACTTGTAACAACCATTTTAAAGAATGTGTTAATCAGGCCACTTGTAATGACAAACTTAAAGGATGTTTATTAGGCCACTTGTAACAACCACCTTAAAGGATGTTAATTAGGCCACTTGTAACGACCACCTTAAATGATGTGTTAATCAGGCCACTCGTAACAACCACCTTAAATGATGTGTTAATTAGGCCACTTGTAACAACCACCTTAAATGGTGTGTTAATCAAGCCACTTGTAACGACCACCTTAAAGGATGTGTTAATCAGGCCACTTGTAACAACCATTTTAAAGGATGTGTTAATCAGGCCACTTGTAACGACCACCTTAAAGGATGTGTTAATCAGGCCACTTGTAACAACCACCTTAAATGATGTGTTAATTAGGTCACTCGTAACGACCACCTTAAAGGATGTGTTAATCAGGCCACTTGTAACGACCACCTAAAAGGATGTGTTAATCAGGCTGTTGTAATATGTATATTGCCCtccttgggttccctgtggcccCTGATGTTTGATTGGGACCCCCCGTAGGGGCTGGTTCCTCGTTGAAGCTCGGAGTTAGTTGTAATTTAGATTTTGAGAAATATTAGTTGAATTAAACCACGAATTGAAAGCATAATCGTGAGGATCTGAACTTATaacatggtgtcagaagtcAAGTAAAAGTTTAACGAGAATCAAGGTAAAGAATATCGAGAAAAGAATTGAAATTATGGCAGAAGTAGAGTCGCACAGGACTCCTGGTCCACTGGTGCTGGATGCCCAAGCCTCAGAAAATTGGAGGAAATTTATTATGCAGTTCGAAATTTACCTAGTGGCGAAAGGAAAGGATGAGAAACCTGACAAGTTAAAGGTGAACTTGCTACTCAATTGTGCTGGAGCAGATGCAATTGAAGAATAtagtcattttgttttcaacgaAGGAGAAAGCAATGAATCTTATGAAGATGTGTGTAGAAAGTTCAAGGAACACTGTCAGGGAGCAAGAAACGTCATCTATGAGCGCCTTGTGTTTAATCAAAGAAACCAGAAAGAAGGTGAGAGGATGGACAATTTCGTGAGTGAGCTGAAACGCTTATCGTTGACATGTGAGTTTGGGACCCTCAGAGATTCACTGATCAGAGATCGTATCGTGGGAGGGGTGCTATCGAATGAGTTGAGAGGGGAGTTGCTGAAAAAGCCAGATTTGACACTCCAAAGTGCCCATGATTACTGTAGAACCTATGAAGCTGCTGAGTTGCAGAAATTCAAGTTTGCTTCACCAACTGGTTCACAGCAGCCATTGAGTGTACACCCAGTTCAAGGAAAGGAGAGAGCACCTAATCCTACCTGTAAGTTTTGTGGTTTTCAGCACCGTTTCACAAAACCAAGTATTTGTCCTGCCTTAAGAAAGAAATGTAGAAATTGCCAACAAGAGGGACACTTTGCAAAGTTGTGTCCTCTTAAGGGTAAGAAAGAAACACCGGTCAGCACAGTAGAGCAAGAAAACCAGGTTGAGAGTATGGGCCAAGGTGATCGTGGGGTTGATCCACACTTATACTTTGGATCAGTAGAACTTGGGACTGTGACCAGCCCCAATAGCACAAAGAAGAGCGTGATTACCCTTAAGATTGCACAAAAAGAGGTGAAAGTCAAAGCTGATACAGGTGCAGAGGCCAATGTGATGCCATATCATGTATATAAGGCCATCACTACACAACCGCTACGAAAGATTCATCAGCCTCTTAAAGGATGGCTCGCAGACAAGGCAATTCATCCTGTTGGATGTGTTCGCCTTCCAACCCAGTACAAGAACCGAAAAATAGATCTGCTGTACCTTGTTGTGCATGGAGAGTTTACACCCCTGTTGAGTTGTGAAGCCTGCCTAGACTTAGAGGTGCTCAAGTTTATGAATCTTGACCTGATAGACACACCAGAAAGACTGGCCGAGGAGACCACACAAGGGAATGGCAACAAGCCGAATGCAGAATTGTTGGTAGAAGATCCGGTTCTATCCCAGTACCAAGATTGTTTTAGTAACAAACCGGGAAGACTGCCAAACAAGGTACACCTAGAGATAGATCCATCAGTGCCTGCAGTAGTCCACCCCCCTAGGAAGATCCCCATATCCCTGCTTGAACCGACAAGAGAAAAACTCCAAGAGATGGAACAAGATGGGATTATCGTTAAAGAAGAAGAGCACACACCGTGGGTGTCTTCAATGTTGGTTGTTGACAAACGAAAAGAGAAGGACAGAGCCAACCCACCATCTAAAGACAGTGTCCGTATCTGCATCGATCCCAGGGATCTGAATAAGGCCCTCAAGAGGCCACACTACCCCATGGTCACTGTTGAGCAAGTTGCCAATCGCCTTTCTGGAGCTACAATGTTCACCACACTGGATGCATGCAGTGGATACTGGCAGGTGGAGGTAGATGAGGAAAGCTCGAAACTTCTGACATTCAACACACCTTGGGGACGGTATAGATTTA
Protein-coding regions in this window:
- the LOC125563185 gene encoding uncharacterized protein LOC125563185, with amino-acid sequence MFISFCYWQEVCRHRTARYPYRKRNRCDWFSSRCPAGPALQSCSSNSQALPDTHPEAHVMLSQGDFGVQRNATHGFTQVSVDQTIEQTLNRNTKTKGGIVGFILKKGAVQRWVLMAHMRAQFVDRCREMAGCHEKSRNHKEHGAKRMMKYEEDVRNTMEVIRHWRNPFEPSDELVSLSTGSVASTELTKDLLEAKKKRREALALFNANRLSKSDTG